A genomic window from Elusimicrobiota bacterium includes:
- a CDS encoding response regulator: MLPEKKLKILVIDDEPATLELFIFGLKQNGYDVVTANNGKNGITKAVQEKPDLIFLDIIMPEMDGFTVCEDLKKDNQTKNIPVVLFTAKSGTIDVEKGFKIGAADCIIKPPKWMNY, translated from the coding sequence ATGTTACCAGAGAAAAAACTTAAAATTTTAGTCATAGATGACGAACCGGCAACATTAGAACTGTTTATATTTGGATTAAAACAAAACGGATACGATGTGGTTACTGCTAATAATGGTAAAAATGGAATAACAAAAGCGGTTCAAGAAAAACCAGACCTTATTTTTTTAGATATAATAATGCCTGAAATGGATGGTTTTACAGTTTGTGAAGACCTTAAAAAAGATAACCAGACAAAAAATATCCCTGTTGTGTTGTTTACTGCTAAATCTGGCACGATAGATGTAGAAAAAGGATTTAAAATAGGCGCTGCAGATTGTATAATTAAACCACCGAAATGGATGAATTATTGA
- a CDS encoding response regulator, which yields MQKKILIVEDDPPILEFLAFWLTKQDYEISTAEDGLSALEKIKTDKPDLILLDVMLPQMDGFEVCKKIRADENTKNIPVIFVTCKDAIEDIEKGFNVGGNDYVTKPIDNNHLLGRIKKILAE from the coding sequence ATGCAAAAAAAAATTTTAATAGTAGAAGATGACCCACCGATATTGGAATTCCTTGCTTTCTGGTTGACAAAGCAAGATTATGAAATTTCTACCGCTGAAGATGGGTTATCCGCACTTGAAAAAATAAAGACAGACAAACCCGATTTAATCCTGCTTGATGTTATGCTGCCTCAGATGGATGGGTTTGAGGTTTGTAAGAAAATTAGAGCAGATGAAAATACAAAAAATATACCTGTTATATTTGTTACCTGTAAGGATGCCATTGAAGATATTGAAAAAGGATTTAATGTGGGCGGTAATGATTATGTAACAAAACCAATAGATAATAATCACCTTCTGGGTAGAATAAAAAAAATTCTTGCTGAATGA